One genomic window of Conger conger chromosome 7, fConCon1.1, whole genome shotgun sequence includes the following:
- the smg8 gene encoding nonsense-mediated mRNA decay factor SMG8, whose protein sequence is MALPMSIGSLLLSEINEDPLYKDEGLCVLGIFGKSAMQPGSAKESLINTLADKHVFPLFGPDETDCPGGGSFIQAYYNQESRVLYLVLTSVCDNRQLLRACETLGAGIGHSEAHDFWKGAEKQHCLQLLYLFSLCHVLLLVHPTCSFDVTYDRLFRALDGLRQKVLPLLRAAIKDSPVSKEWKVNCRPCPPRLLFVFQMNGALKVSGGTGGTGLGGNGTDAPGGDKPKKHSPRRRLQHALEDQIYRIFRKSRVLTNQSSNCLFTVPANQAFVYVVAGPDEDPVGALLGQLRANCALRENDTGMSVSGPRRYQQMRHNTRQPSFTVENSSLSSAGGQLVDCTLKEFLWQHVELVLTKKGFDDSVGRNPQPSHFELPTYTKWAQVAYRLYQVMIEGGDEESAELTVKVQGQLKVLEGFLDADAKFSENRCQKALPLAHSAYQSNLPHNYTTTVHKNQLTQALRVYSQHARGVAFQRYALQLHEDCYKFWSNGHQLCEERSLTDQHCVHKFHLLPKSGEKPEMDRNPPILFHNSRGRSTSSCNCGRKQAPREDPFDIQAANYEFFQMLEEKCCGKLERIHFPVFQASTLDPAPACDEVPRPPEPGAGAGDGERLKEKEAVGHTPGDSTSLSLALSLGQSTDSLGPYGDGGEGQEKRPSLVDRQPSTVEYLPGMLHSGCPKGLLPKFSSWSLVKLGPAKAYNCHAGLEQPGFLPGSAFLLPWDVVIRCRAEEEAGLSEPLDGGPSSWPAPNKALAGKRGGVGGLGRGRRRDDVARAFVGFEYEDSRGRRFLSSGPDKVVKVLGPGGAKEPATRVLNADMPLYIPSPAQGRGLKPHYAQLSRLFIVVPDSPLEITLNPQVQPGPLPCPVFHPEQTELVLPPDGLWVLRFPYAYVTDRGPCYPPKENQPLASYRVLKGILRANTASTPPQ, encoded by the exons ATGGCGTTACCCATGAGTATAGGGTCTCTTTTGCTGTCGGAAATAAATGAAGACCCATTATACAAAGATGAAGGCCTCTGTGTCCTGGGAATATTCGGGAAAAGCGCCATGCAGCCTGGATCTGCCAAAGAATCTCTGATTAATACACTGGCAGATAAGCATGTATTCCCTCTGTTTGGGCCGGATGAGACTGACTGTCCGGGAGGGGGGAGCTTTATTCAGGCGTATTACAACCAAGAGAGTCGTGTTCTGTATCTGGTGCTTACTTCTGTGTGTGACAACCGACAGCTTCTCCGAGCGTGTGAAACTTTGGGTGCGGGGATTGGGCACTCAGAAGCGCACGATTTCTGGAAAGGGGCCGAGAAACAACACTGTCTGCAGCTACTTTACCTCTTCTCGCTGTGCCATGTTTTGCTCCTGGTCCACCCGACATGCTCGTTTGATGTCACCTACGACAGGCTGTTCCGTGCCCTGGATGGACTTCGGCAGAAAGTGTTGCCATTGCTACGTGCCGCCATAAAGGACTCGCCGGTCTCAAAGGAATGGAAGGTGAATTGCAGGCCTTGTCCCCCGCGCCTGCTATTCGTATTCCAGATGAACGGAGCGCTCAAAGTGAGCGGCGGCACTGGGGGAACGGGACTGGGTGGTAACGGCACCGACGCACCTGGAGGTGACAAGCCCAAGAAGCACTCTCCGCGGAGGCGACTGCAGCACGCTTTGGAGGACCAGATATACAGAATCTTTCGTAAAAGCCGAGTCCTCACCAATCAAAGTAGCAATTGCCTATTTACCGTGCCTGCTAACCAGGCTTTTGTGTACGTGGTTGCTGGGCCCGATGAAGACCCGGTGGGGGCCTTGTTGGGGCAGCTTCGGGCAAACTGTGCTCTGAGAGAAAATGATAcgggcatgtctgtgtctggACCGAGGCGCTATCAGCAGATGCGTCATAACACAAGACAGCCTTCATTCACTGTGGAGAACAGCAGCCTCTCGTCTGCGGGTGGCCAGCTGGTGGACTGCACACTGAAGGAATTCTTGTGGCAGCACGTTGAGCTCGTATTGACGAAGAAAGGATTTGATGACAGTGTGGGTCGTAACCCACAGCCGTCACATTTTGAGTTACCGACGTACACGAAATGGGCGCAAGTCGCTTATAGACTGTATCAGGTCATGATAGAAGGTGGTGATGAGGAATCCGCTGAACTCACCGTCAAAGTGCAGGGACAGCTGAAGGTCCTGGAGGGTTTTCTTGATGCGGACGCAAAGTTCTCTGAAAACCGGTGTCAGAAAGCTCTGCCACTCGCTCACAGCGCGTACCAGTCCAACCTCCCACACAATTACACCACCACGGTGCACAAGAATCAGTTGACGCAAGCGCTGCGTGTGTACAGCCAACACGCCCGTGGGGTGGCATTCCAGCGGTACGCTCTGCAGCTGCACGAGGACTGCTATAAGTTCTGGAGCAACGGACACCAGCTGTGCGAGGAGCGCAGTCTGACGGATCAACACTGCGTGCACAAATTTCATCTCCTACCCAAGTCAG GAGAGAAGCCAGAAATGGACCGAAACCCACCGATCCTCTTCCAcaacagcagggggcgctctACCAGCTCCTGCAACTGTGGCCGCAAACAGGCTCCTCGTGAGGACCCCTTTGACATCCAGGCTGCCAACTACGAATTCTTCCAA aTGTTGGAGGAGAAGTGCTGTGGTAAACTGGAGAGGATCCACTTCCCCGTCTTCCAGGCCAGCACCCTGGATCCGGCCCCGGCCTGCGATGAGGTGCCCAGGCCTCCTGAGCCGGGGGCGGGCGCTGGGGACGGGGAGCGGCTGAAGGAGAAGGAGGCAGTGGGCCACACCCCCGGGGACAGCACCAGCCTCAGCCTGGCCCTCAGCCTGGGCCAGTCCACCGACAGCCTGGGGCCCTACGGGGACGGCGGGGAGGGCCAGGAGAAGAGGCCCAGCCTGGTGGACCGCCAGCCCTCCACGGTGGAGTACCTCCCCGGCATGCTGCACTCCGGCTGCCCCAAGGGCCTGCTGCCCAAGTTCTCCAGCTGGTCCCTGGTTAAGCTGGGCCCGGCCAAGGCCTACAACTGCCACGCCGGGCTGGAGCAGCCGGGCTTCCTCCCGGGCTCCGCCTTCCTGCTGCCCTGGGACGTGGTGATTCGCTGCCGGGCCGAGGAGGAGGCGGGGTTATCGGAGCCCCTGGACGGAGGCCCCTCCTCCTGGCCGGCCCCGAACAAGGCGTTGGCAGGAAAGCGGGGAGGCGTCGGCGGGCTGGGCCGCGGGCGGAGACGTGACGACGTGGCGCGGGCCTTCGTGGGTTTCGAGTACGAGGACAGCAGGGGCCGCCGTTTCCTCAGCTCGGGGCCCGATAAGGTGGTGAAGGTGCTGGGGCCGGGCGGGGCCAAAGAGCCGGCAACCAGGGTGCTGAACGCGGATATGCCCCTGTACATACCCTCCCCCGCCCAGGGACGGGGTCTCAAGCCCCACTACGCACAGCTCTCTCGGCTCTTCATTGTCGTCCCCGACTCCCCTCTGGAGATCACGCTCAACCCACAG gTGCAGCCAggccccctcccctgcccggTGTTCCACCCGGAGCAGACCGAGCTGGTGCTCCCTCCGGACGGGCTGTGGGTCCTGCGTTTCCCCTACGCCTACGTGACCGACCGCGGGCCCTGCTACCCGCCCAAGGAGAACCAGCCCCTGGCCAGCTACCGGGTCCTCAAGGGCATCCTGCGCGCCAACACCGCCAGCACCCCGCCCCAGTGA
- the LOC133133707 gene encoding protein yippee-like 2, giving the protein MTRSKTFQAYLPSCHRTYSCIHCRAHLANHDELISKSFQGSQGRAYLFNSVVNVGCGPAEERVLLTGLHAVADIYCENCKTTLGWKYEHAFESSQKYKEGKFIIELAHMIKDNGWD; this is encoded by the exons ATGACGCGCTCCAAGACCTTCCAGGCCTACCTGCCCAGCTGCCACCGCACCTACAGCTGCATCCACTGCCGCGCCCACCTGGCCAATCACGACGAGCTCATCTCCAAG TCTTTTCAAGGGAGCCAAGGCAGAGCGTACCTCTTCAACTCCGT ggtgaacgTGGGATGCGGTCCAGCTGAAGAAAGGGTTCTGTTGACGGGGCTGCACGCCGTCGCCGACATCTACTGTGAAAACTGTAAAACCACGCTGGGGTGGAAATAC gAGCACGCCTTTGAGAGCAGCCAGAAGTACAAGGAGGGGAAGTTCATCATCGAGCTGGCCCACATGATCAAGGACAACGGCTGGGACTGA